A window of the Xenopus laevis strain J_2021 chromosome 9_10L, Xenopus_laevis_v10.1, whole genome shotgun sequence genome harbors these coding sequences:
- the pfdn4.L gene encoding prefoldin subunit 4, which yields MAATMKKAVAEDVNVTLEDQQKINIFARNTNRATELKDEIEVKKKQLQNLEDACEEIMMLEDSLLVPYQIGDVFISHSQEETQEMLEAAKKQMEEEIECLQSRVESIHQVLSDLKVQLYAKFGNNINLEADEN from the exons ATGGCGGCCACCATGAAGAAAGCG GTTGCGGAAGATGTGAACGTCACTTTAGAGGACCAACAGAAAATCAACATCTTTGCGAGAAATACAAACCGAGCGACGGAGCTGAAGGATGAAATCGAAGTCAAAAAG AAACAGCTTCAGAACCTGGAAGACGCCTGCGAGGAGATAATGATGCTTGAAGATTCCCTGCTGGTTCCCTACCAGATTGGAGATGTGTTCATAAGTCACTCCCAGGAGGAGACTCAGGAGATGCTGGAAGCTGCAAAG AAACAAATGGAGGAAGAAATCGAATGTTTACAGTCGCGCGTAGAATCCATCCATCAAGTGCTCTCCGACCTTAAAGTCCAGCTGTATGCCAAGTTTGGGAACAACATAAACCTGGAGGcagatgaaaattaa